The genomic DNA CTGCAGGGCTTTGGACCTGCGGCTGCGCATCTCGGGCCTGTTCTTCGCGCACGGCGGCGGCAAATTCGTCACTCGCAGGCGGCAGGTCGAGAATACCCTCAGCCTCGGTGGCTTCCTGCAGCAGGCCATCCAGATAGGATTGCAGGGCCAGTTGCGGCCGGGTACCGGTCTTCACCGTCATGAAGCCACCTGTACTGCATTCTTATAGGTAAGCAGGTGCTTGAGCAGTGCCCGGTAAGCGATCACGCCGCGGCTCTTGCCATCGAACTGTGACGGCGTGACGCCGTTGCGGCTGGCATCGCGCAGGCGCGTATCGACCGGAATGTAGCCCTGCCATACCTGATGTTCATAGGCATCACGCAATACTTTCAGCGTACCCAGCGAGGCCTGGGTACGACGGTCGAACAGGGTCGGCACGATCTGGTACGGCAAGGCCTGCTTGCGCGAACGGTTGATCATGGCCAGCGTGCCGATCATGCGTTCCAGGCCCTTGACCGCGAGGAACTCGGTCTGCACCGGAATCACCAGTTGCTGGCTGGCGGCCAGCGCGTTGACCATCAGCACCCCAAGCAGCGGCGGGCTGTCGATCAGGGCGAAGTCGAAGTCCTGCCACAGCTGCGCCAGACTCTTGGCGATCACCAGGCCCAGGCCACTCTGCCCCGGCGACTGACGCTCCAGCACCGCCAATGCGGTACTCGACGGCAGCAGCGAGATACGCTGGTCGCTGGTGGGCAGCAGCAGTTGCCCGGGCAAGCCATCCGGCACCTGGCCCTTGTGCAGGAACAGGTCGTAACAGCTGTGCTCCAACGCATCGGGGTTGTGCCCGAAATAGCTGGTCATCGAACCATGCGGGTCGAGGTCGACGACGACCACGCGCTTGCCCGCCTCGGCCAGCAAACCGGCCAGGGCGATAGTGGTGGTGGTCTTGCCGACCCCGCCTTTCTGATTGGCTACTGCCCAGACTCTCATAGGACAACTCTTGATTCATGGAGGCCGCTGACCCCTGTGCTATCCGGTTTTCCGGACCGCAAAGGGTTTACGGTGACAGAGAATTGACGAGTCACTGCCCCGCCATCGCTGCTGGGGTTGCCGGTGCACTTTGTGTGCCAGCGCGGCGCAAGGCAGCGTCCGGTGTGGCTTTGGCACTGCCGGAGCCGGTCAGGCTGCGGCGTACTTCAAGATTGCGGGAGATCACCAGCACCACACGGCGATTTCGCGCCCGGCCCTCAGCAGTGTCATTGCCTGCCACAGGCTGATATTCGCCATACCCCACCGAGGCCATGCGCGCCGGGTTGACGCCCTCCATCGCCAGCAGGCGGACGATGCTCGCCGCCCGCGCCGAAGACAGCTCCCAGTTGGTCGGGTATTGCGCGGTACGGATCGGCAGGTTGTCGGTAAAGCCTTCGACGTGCACCGGGTTGGCGAACGGCTTGAGAATGTTCGCCACCTTCTCGATGATGTCGAAGGCCTTGTCGCTGGGCATGGCATCGCCACTGCCGAACAGGAGCGAGGAATTCAGCTCGATTTCCACCCACAGCTCGTTTCCGCGGATGGTCATCTGGTCGGACTTGATCAGGTCACCGAAGGCATCGCGTACGTCGTCACTGATGGTTTTGAGTGGGTCGACGCTGTTCTGCGCAAGGCCTGCGTCGGTCTGCTCGCTGTCCTTGATCAACGGCTCGGCCGGCTTGACGCTGAGCGGTTGCTCATCGCCGATGGGGATTGGCTTCATGCTCCGCTCAGGGTCGTTGAACACCCCGAGCAGCGCTTGCGAAATGACCTTGTACTTGCCCTCGTTGATCGAGGAAATCGAGTACATGACCACGAAAAAAGCGAACAGCAAGGTAATGAAGTCGGCGTACGACACCAGCCAGCGCTCATGATTTTCGTGTTCTTCGGTATGGCGACGGCGACGCATGGGTTACTCCATGAAGCCTTGCAGTTTCAACTCGATCGAACGCGGGTTCTCACCCTCGGCAATCGACAACAGGCCTTCGAGCAGCATTTCGCGGTAGCGCGACTGGCGCATGACGATGGCCTTGAGCTTGCTCGCAACCGGCAGCAGGATCAGGTTGGCACTGGCCACGCCATAGATGGTGGCAACGAACGCCACAGCGATGCCGTTGCCCAACTGGGACGGGTCGGCCAGGTTGCCCATCACATGGATCAGGCCCATCACCGCACCGATGATGCCGATGGTGGGCGCATAGCCGCCCATGCTTTCGAACACCTTGGCAGCCTGGATGTCGCGGCCTTCCTGGGTGAGAAAATCGACTTCGAGGATGCTGCGGATGGCCTCGGGCTCGGCACCGTCAACCAGCAGCTGCAAGCCCTTGCGGGCATACGGGTCGGGCTCGCCATCGGCCACACCTTCCAGGCCCAGCAGGCCTTCCTTGCGTGCGGTCAGGCTCCAGTTCACCACCCGGTCGATACCGCCAGCCAGGTCAACCCTTGGCGGAAAGATGATCCAGCGCAAGATCTGCAAGGCACGCTTGAACGATGACAACGGTGACTGCAAAAGCGCCGCCGCCAGGGTACCGCCCAGTACGATCAGGGCTGCCGGTCCATTGAGCAGCGCCCCGACATGGCCCCCTTCGAGGAAGTTGCCACCGACGATGGCGACAAAGGCCAGGATCAGACCGATCAGGCTAAGGACATCCATCAGACACACGCCTCGACCAGGTGCTTGCCGATCTCATCCAGGCTGTACACCGCATCGGCCAGGTTGGCTTTGACGATGGCCATGGGCATGCCGTAGATCACGCAACTGGCTTCATCCTGGGCCCACACGGTGCTGCCGCCCTGCTTGAGCAGGCGCGCGCCCTCACGGCCGTCGGCACCCATGCCGGTAAGCACCACCGACAGCACCTTGTCACCGTAAGACTTGGCTGCCGAACCGAAGGTAATGTCCACGCAGGGCTTGTAGTTCAGGCGCTCGTCACCGGGCAGGATCTTCACCGTGCCCCGGCCATCGATCATCATCTGCTTGCCACCGGGGGCCAACAGGGCGAGGCCTGGGCGCAGCAAGTCCCCGTCCTCGGCTTCCTTGACGCTGATCTTGCACAGTTTGTCCAGGCGCTCGGCAAAGGCCTTGGTAAATGCCGC from Pseudomonas putida includes the following:
- the motD gene encoding flagellar motor protein MotD; its protein translation is MRRRRHTEEHENHERWLVSYADFITLLFAFFVVMYSISSINEGKYKVISQALLGVFNDPERSMKPIPIGDEQPLSVKPAEPLIKDSEQTDAGLAQNSVDPLKTISDDVRDAFGDLIKSDQMTIRGNELWVEIELNSSLLFGSGDAMPSDKAFDIIEKVANILKPFANPVHVEGFTDNLPIRTAQYPTNWELSSARAASIVRLLAMEGVNPARMASVGYGEYQPVAGNDTAEGRARNRRVVLVISRNLEVRRSLTGSGSAKATPDAALRRAGTQSAPATPAAMAGQ
- a CDS encoding ParA family protein, coding for MRVWAVANQKGGVGKTTTTIALAGLLAEAGKRVVVVDLDPHGSMTSYFGHNPDALEHSCYDLFLHKGQVPDGLPGQLLLPTSDQRISLLPSSTALAVLERQSPGQSGLGLVIAKSLAQLWQDFDFALIDSPPLLGVLMVNALAASQQLVIPVQTEFLAVKGLERMIGTLAMINRSRKQALPYQIVPTLFDRRTQASLGTLKVLRDAYEHQVWQGYIPVDTRLRDASRNGVTPSQFDGKSRGVIAYRALLKHLLTYKNAVQVAS
- a CDS encoding flagellar motor protein, whose translation is MDVLSLIGLILAFVAIVGGNFLEGGHVGALLNGPAALIVLGGTLAAALLQSPLSSFKRALQILRWIIFPPRVDLAGGIDRVVNWSLTARKEGLLGLEGVADGEPDPYARKGLQLLVDGAEPEAIRSILEVDFLTQEGRDIQAAKVFESMGGYAPTIGIIGAVMGLIHVMGNLADPSQLGNGIAVAFVATIYGVASANLILLPVASKLKAIVMRQSRYREMLLEGLLSIAEGENPRSIELKLQGFME